From Apium graveolens cultivar Ventura chromosome 9, ASM990537v1, whole genome shotgun sequence, the proteins below share one genomic window:
- the LOC141685450 gene encoding uncharacterized protein LOC141685450 gives MARPEKHTSGRPSASTQVQEPDHSEALDPGAERKTFQEQPLHTLIVERIEEYEALIAGLKLSRTLRVQDLKIYSDSQIVVKQTNGEDIAKDPTMVKYQALVQSYLASIPKYQVLQVCREENEEVDILSKLVRNSSYLDCSVYFEELHKPSIESGEVLEIESNQNWMIPFINYLEKGELPEDKGKSQRLKVKATKFFLEEGLLYRMTFSSPILKCVGPEEEKYCLAEVREGICGDHMYAKALAHKIIRQGYYWPTIHQDAIEFVKKCKECQLFSNVSRISPVLPSSVMSPIPFAVWGINIMGPFPRAKGDLRYLLVSIDYMTKWVEAKAMRTINQQDCIKFMDNILMRTSPRTSTRETPFKLAYGTEAMLPIEVGYPSHRAINFEEDANAEGLRTNMKLIDEVRDQAIERMEKYKEKIREYFSKKSKVKNFQVGDLVLRDTEASDPTNTGKLMPKWEGP, from the exons ATGGCAAGACCAGAAAAGCATACTTCTGGGAGACCATCTGCTAGTACTCAAGTCCAGGAGCCGGACCACTCCGAGGCCCTTGATCCAGGAGCCGAGAGAAAAAcattccaggagcaaccactgcACACTCTCATCGTGGAGAGAATT GAAGAATATGAGGCGTTAATTGCAGGATTAAAGCTCTCCAGGACTCTGAGAGTCCAGGACCTAAAAATCTATagcgactcccagatagtggtcaagcaaacaaatggAGAAGACATAGCAAAGGACCCTACTATGGTGAAGTACCAAGCACTGGTTCAAAGTTACTTAGCCTCAATACCAAAATATCAAGTGCTTCAGGTATGtcgagaagaaaatgaagaagtcGATATTCTATCCAAATTAGTCCGGAACTCATCATATCTGGACTGCTCAGTTTACTTCGAAGAACTCCACAAACCATCTATTGAATCCGGAGAAGTCTTAGAAATCGAAAGCAACCAAAACTGGATGATTCCCTTCATTAACTacctggaaaaaggagagctCCCTGAAGATAAAGGAAAATCCCAAAGGTTAAAAGTAAAAGCAACCAAGTTCTTCCTTGAAGAAGGACTACTATACCGCATGACTTTCTCATCTCCTATCCTAAAATGTGTCGGCCCAGAAGAAGAAAAGTACTGTTTGGCTGAAGTGCGTGAAGGGATTTGTGGAGATCATATGTATGCAAaagccctagctcataagattataagacaaggctactactggccaactattCATCAGGATGCAATAGAGTTCGTAAAAAAGTGCAAGGAATGCCAACTTTTCAGCAATGTGTCCCGGATCAGCCCAGTCCTACCCTCCTCAGTCATGTCACCTATCCCTTTTGCTGTCTGGGGTATCAACATCATGGGACCCTTTCCCCGAGCCAAGGGAGATCTCAGGTACTTGTTAGTCTCGATTGACTACATGACTAAATGGGTTGAAGCGAAAGCAATGAGAACAATAAATCAGCAagactgcataaagtttatggacaacattttgatgag GACAAGCCCCAGGACAAGCACAAgagaaactccattcaaactagcTTATGGCACAGAAGCAATGCTTCCTATTGAAGTGGGATATCCTTCTCATAGAGCAATAAACTTTGAAGAAGATGCAAATGCAGAAGGACTCAGAACAAACATGAAGCTAATTGATGAGGTCCGGGACCAAGCCATAGAAAGGATGGAAAAATACAAGGAGAAAATAAGAGAGTACTTCAGTAAGAAGTCTAaagtcaaaaacttccaagttggagacttAGTCCTTCGGGACACAGAAGCATCAGATCCCACAAACACGGGAAAgctaatgcccaaatgggaaggaccataa
- the LOC141683777 gene encoding F-box/LRR-repeat protein At4g14103-like isoform X1, translated as MYCNKNQKLSESKTDRISSLPDCVLQFILSLIPTKDAVATCILSKRWKFLWTSVPNIDFDDAALYPNADFSYPIEVTRFMNFVERVLLLRDSSSIKKFRLSCRVCFSASRVHAWVSAAVMHDIEELDLCFFVEKPFMLPLCVFDSKSLTVLKLQMNCELQLPNCISFPSLKRLDLCLVTFLDDKSMDKLFSNCPVLQELSILDCEWVNLRDVMISIPTLKSLTIDDLPYYGTFDVNGCQIKIDAENLMHLSYTGYLCNELIPCHVPSLFKAHIHIPNLFEDQKEVVPRTAKLLRGLQHVHSLRMSTRTIKSLFLAGSLLEVPIFQRLTCLELTMKIENLSIAGLMNLLHCSPNLESIHFFEGLQLCVCSDDDAWYLKPAPRCLVSCLKKVMFQNFRGYDSEICFLKYFLENALVLERMYIYSAKNIKGSQKRQKEVKMSLQSLDIGSKSCVLTFI; from the exons ATGTATTGCAACAAGAATCAGAAGCTATCCGAGTCCAAAACTGATAGAATAAGTTCCCTACCTGATTGTGTTTTGCAATTTATACTTTCGCTTATTCCTACTAAAGATGCTGTGGCTACTTGCATTTTGTCCAAAAGGTGGAAGTTCTTATGGACATCTGTACCTAATATTGACTTTGATGATGCTGCACTTTATCCTAATGCTGATTTTTCGTATCCGATTGAGGTTACTCGTTTTATGAATTTCGTTGAAAGAGTGCTTTTGCTTCGGGATTCTTCAAGTATTAAGAAGTTTCGTTTATCATGTCGTGTTTGTTTTAGTGCTTCTCGTGTTCATGCGTGGGTTTCTGCTGCGGTTATGCATGATATTGAGGAACTTGATCTATGTTTCTTTGTTGAAAAACCGTTTATGTTGCCGCTATGTGTGTTTGATAGTAAATCTCTCACTGTATTGAAGTTGCAAATGAATTGTGAACTACAGCTTCCCAATTGCATTTCTTTTCCGAGTCTTAAAAGGTTGGATCTATGCCTGGTTACGTTTTTGGATGACAAGTCCATGGATAAGCTTTTCTCCAATTGTCCTGTTCTCCAAGAGTTGTCCATTTTAGACTGTGAGTGGGTAAATTTGAGGGATGTTATGATTTCTATTCCTACCTTGAAGAGTTTGACTATAGATGATTTGCCGTATTATGGAACCTTTGATGTGAATGGCTGTCAGATTAAGATAGATGCAGAAAACCTCATGCACCTCAGTTACACTGGCTATTTGTGCAATGAGCTTATTCCTTGTCATGTACCTTCATTGTTTAAAGCACACATCCACATTCCAAATTTGTTTGAGGATCAGAAAGAAGTTGTCCCTCGAACTGCTAAGCTACTCAGGGGTTTGCAGCATGTCCATTCTTTGAGAATGTCTACTCGCACTATCAAG TCACTTTTCTTAGCAGGTAGCTTGCTGGAAGTACCCATATTTCAAAGATTGACCTGTTTAGAGCTGACCATGAAAATTGAGAATCTTTCTATTGCGGGATTGATGAATTTGCTTCACTGCTCACCGAATCTAGAATCTATACACTTTTTTGAG GGACTTCAGCTATGTGTGTGCTCTGATGATGATGCTTGGTATTTAAAACCAGCACCTAGATGTTTGGTGTCCTGCCTAAAGAAGGTCATGTTCCAAAATTTTAGAGGATATGATTCAGAAATATGCTTCTTgaagtattttctggaaaatgCACTAGTTTTGGAGAGAATGTATATCTATTCTGCCAAGAATATCAAAGGAAGTCAGAAGAGGCAAAAGGAAGTGAAAATGTCGCTGCAGTCCTTAGACATAGGCTCGAAAAGCTGCGTACTCACTTTCATTTAA
- the LOC141683777 gene encoding F-box/LRR-repeat protein At4g14103-like isoform X2: MYCNKNQKLSESKTDRISSLPDCVLQFILSLIPTKDAVATCILSKRWKFLWTSVPNIDFDDAALYPNADFSYPIEVTRFMNFVERVLLLRDSSSIKKFRLSCRVCFSASRVHAWVSAAVMHDIEELDLCFFVEKPFMLPLCVFDSKSLTVLKLQMNCELQLPNCISFPSLKRLDLCLVTFLDDKSMDKLFSNCPVLQELSILDCEWVNLRDVMISIPTLKSLTIDDLPYYGTFDVNGCQIKIDAENLMHLSYTGYLCNELIPCHVPSLFKAHIHIPNLFEDQKEVVPRTAKLLRGLQHVHSLRMSTRTIKSLFLAGSLLEVPIFQRLTCLELTMKIENLSIAGLMNLLHCSPNLESIHFFELCVCSDDDAWYLKPAPRCLVSCLKKVMFQNFRGYDSEICFLKYFLENALVLERMYIYSAKNIKGSQKRQKEVKMSLQSLDIGSKSCVLTFI, from the exons ATGTATTGCAACAAGAATCAGAAGCTATCCGAGTCCAAAACTGATAGAATAAGTTCCCTACCTGATTGTGTTTTGCAATTTATACTTTCGCTTATTCCTACTAAAGATGCTGTGGCTACTTGCATTTTGTCCAAAAGGTGGAAGTTCTTATGGACATCTGTACCTAATATTGACTTTGATGATGCTGCACTTTATCCTAATGCTGATTTTTCGTATCCGATTGAGGTTACTCGTTTTATGAATTTCGTTGAAAGAGTGCTTTTGCTTCGGGATTCTTCAAGTATTAAGAAGTTTCGTTTATCATGTCGTGTTTGTTTTAGTGCTTCTCGTGTTCATGCGTGGGTTTCTGCTGCGGTTATGCATGATATTGAGGAACTTGATCTATGTTTCTTTGTTGAAAAACCGTTTATGTTGCCGCTATGTGTGTTTGATAGTAAATCTCTCACTGTATTGAAGTTGCAAATGAATTGTGAACTACAGCTTCCCAATTGCATTTCTTTTCCGAGTCTTAAAAGGTTGGATCTATGCCTGGTTACGTTTTTGGATGACAAGTCCATGGATAAGCTTTTCTCCAATTGTCCTGTTCTCCAAGAGTTGTCCATTTTAGACTGTGAGTGGGTAAATTTGAGGGATGTTATGATTTCTATTCCTACCTTGAAGAGTTTGACTATAGATGATTTGCCGTATTATGGAACCTTTGATGTGAATGGCTGTCAGATTAAGATAGATGCAGAAAACCTCATGCACCTCAGTTACACTGGCTATTTGTGCAATGAGCTTATTCCTTGTCATGTACCTTCATTGTTTAAAGCACACATCCACATTCCAAATTTGTTTGAGGATCAGAAAGAAGTTGTCCCTCGAACTGCTAAGCTACTCAGGGGTTTGCAGCATGTCCATTCTTTGAGAATGTCTACTCGCACTATCAAG TCACTTTTCTTAGCAGGTAGCTTGCTGGAAGTACCCATATTTCAAAGATTGACCTGTTTAGAGCTGACCATGAAAATTGAGAATCTTTCTATTGCGGGATTGATGAATTTGCTTCACTGCTCACCGAATCTAGAATCTATACACTTTTTTGAG CTATGTGTGTGCTCTGATGATGATGCTTGGTATTTAAAACCAGCACCTAGATGTTTGGTGTCCTGCCTAAAGAAGGTCATGTTCCAAAATTTTAGAGGATATGATTCAGAAATATGCTTCTTgaagtattttctggaaaatgCACTAGTTTTGGAGAGAATGTATATCTATTCTGCCAAGAATATCAAAGGAAGTCAGAAGAGGCAAAAGGAAGTGAAAATGTCGCTGCAGTCCTTAGACATAGGCTCGAAAAGCTGCGTACTCACTTTCATTTAA
- the LOC141683777 gene encoding F-box/LRR-repeat protein At3g59210-like isoform X3, giving the protein MNFVERVLLLRDSSSIKKFRLSCRVCFSASRVHAWVSAAVMHDIEELDLCFFVEKPFMLPLCVFDSKSLTVLKLQMNCELQLPNCISFPSLKRLDLCLVTFLDDKSMDKLFSNCPVLQELSILDCEWVNLRDVMISIPTLKSLTIDDLPYYGTFDVNGCQIKIDAENLMHLSYTGYLCNELIPCHVPSLFKAHIHIPNLFEDQKEVVPRTAKLLRGLQHVHSLRMSTRTIKSLFLAGSLLEVPIFQRLTCLELTMKIENLSIAGLMNLLHCSPNLESIHFFEGLQLCVCSDDDAWYLKPAPRCLVSCLKKVMFQNFRGYDSEICFLKYFLENALVLERMYIYSAKNIKGSQKRQKEVKMSLQSLDIGSKSCVLTFI; this is encoded by the exons ATGAATTTCGTTGAAAGAGTGCTTTTGCTTCGGGATTCTTCAAGTATTAAGAAGTTTCGTTTATCATGTCGTGTTTGTTTTAGTGCTTCTCGTGTTCATGCGTGGGTTTCTGCTGCGGTTATGCATGATATTGAGGAACTTGATCTATGTTTCTTTGTTGAAAAACCGTTTATGTTGCCGCTATGTGTGTTTGATAGTAAATCTCTCACTGTATTGAAGTTGCAAATGAATTGTGAACTACAGCTTCCCAATTGCATTTCTTTTCCGAGTCTTAAAAGGTTGGATCTATGCCTGGTTACGTTTTTGGATGACAAGTCCATGGATAAGCTTTTCTCCAATTGTCCTGTTCTCCAAGAGTTGTCCATTTTAGACTGTGAGTGGGTAAATTTGAGGGATGTTATGATTTCTATTCCTACCTTGAAGAGTTTGACTATAGATGATTTGCCGTATTATGGAACCTTTGATGTGAATGGCTGTCAGATTAAGATAGATGCAGAAAACCTCATGCACCTCAGTTACACTGGCTATTTGTGCAATGAGCTTATTCCTTGTCATGTACCTTCATTGTTTAAAGCACACATCCACATTCCAAATTTGTTTGAGGATCAGAAAGAAGTTGTCCCTCGAACTGCTAAGCTACTCAGGGGTTTGCAGCATGTCCATTCTTTGAGAATGTCTACTCGCACTATCAAG TCACTTTTCTTAGCAGGTAGCTTGCTGGAAGTACCCATATTTCAAAGATTGACCTGTTTAGAGCTGACCATGAAAATTGAGAATCTTTCTATTGCGGGATTGATGAATTTGCTTCACTGCTCACCGAATCTAGAATCTATACACTTTTTTGAG GGACTTCAGCTATGTGTGTGCTCTGATGATGATGCTTGGTATTTAAAACCAGCACCTAGATGTTTGGTGTCCTGCCTAAAGAAGGTCATGTTCCAAAATTTTAGAGGATATGATTCAGAAATATGCTTCTTgaagtattttctggaaaatgCACTAGTTTTGGAGAGAATGTATATCTATTCTGCCAAGAATATCAAAGGAAGTCAGAAGAGGCAAAAGGAAGTGAAAATGTCGCTGCAGTCCTTAGACATAGGCTCGAAAAGCTGCGTACTCACTTTCATTTAA